A single region of the Kineosporiaceae bacterium SCSIO 59966 genome encodes:
- the tmk gene encoding dTMP kinase, whose amino-acid sequence MAGGRRRTGAFAAHAEAPDHDIRGVLAIRPFRQLWLSLGLSSFGDWLGLLAVTAFASRLGGESSYAAANLAVAGVLTLRLAPAIVFGPLAGVMADRLDRKVNMVVGDLLRFGLFVSIPVIGTLWWLYVATVLIEIIGLFWVPAKDATVPNLVPRQRLEAANQLSLATTYGSAPLAALLFSGLTLVSGALSPVLNVIGGPIDLALYVNALTYLVAALVIWQLDMPRRPAANQRPTERAPGVWRTITEGWRFVGTTPLVRGLVIGMLGAFGAGGFVIGVAPTFASDLGAGAPGYGILFAAVFAGLAGGMFVGPRVLAELPRWRLFAAAIVAAGFFLALVALIPNIVLATLFTGALGVGAGIAWVTGYTMLGLEVADEIRGRTFAFVQYASRIVLIGVMAFAPALAALLGQHEIRFGDNVSLTYNGAALTLLVAAVIAVAIGVVSYRQMDDGSSVPLREDLLRAWRRRHLAAPPPLPRTGHGYLVAFEGGDGTGKTTQVSLLESWLRELGHDVVVTREPGATALGEQLREVLLHGDHIDPRAEALLFAADRAQHAATVIRPALDRGAVVVTDRYSDSSVAYQGAGRALDSDEVAALSRWATNGLQPDLTVLLDLDPDVARSRRGREEDRLEGESGEFHDAVRAQFLELARQDHRRYLVVDAASDPQTVHARIRERLAESLPPPHRKGEQGERTEQLDVPGVRDLADGFSDAGPDPSGRSNR is encoded by the coding sequence GTGGCCGGTGGCAGGCGACGCACCGGTGCCTTCGCTGCCCACGCCGAGGCCCCCGACCACGACATCCGGGGGGTCCTGGCCATCCGCCCGTTCCGGCAGCTGTGGCTCTCGCTCGGCCTGTCGAGCTTCGGGGACTGGCTGGGCCTGCTCGCCGTCACGGCGTTCGCCAGCCGGCTCGGCGGGGAGTCGTCGTACGCGGCCGCGAACCTCGCCGTCGCCGGCGTCCTCACCCTGCGGCTGGCACCGGCGATCGTCTTCGGACCGCTGGCCGGTGTGATGGCCGACCGCCTCGACCGCAAGGTCAACATGGTCGTCGGGGACCTCCTGCGGTTCGGCCTCTTCGTCTCGATCCCGGTGATCGGCACACTGTGGTGGCTGTACGTCGCCACGGTGCTCATCGAGATCATCGGTCTGTTCTGGGTGCCGGCCAAGGACGCGACGGTCCCCAACCTCGTACCCCGCCAGCGCCTGGAGGCCGCCAACCAGCTGAGCCTGGCCACGACGTACGGCAGCGCTCCGCTGGCTGCCCTGCTCTTCTCCGGTCTCACCCTGGTCTCCGGCGCGCTGAGCCCGGTGCTGAACGTCATCGGCGGGCCCATCGACCTGGCGCTCTACGTCAACGCCCTCACCTACCTGGTCGCCGCCCTGGTCATCTGGCAGCTGGACATGCCGCGGCGCCCTGCCGCGAACCAGCGGCCCACCGAGCGTGCCCCCGGGGTGTGGCGGACCATCACCGAGGGCTGGCGGTTCGTCGGCACGACCCCGCTGGTGCGTGGTCTCGTCATCGGGATGCTGGGCGCCTTCGGTGCGGGCGGGTTCGTCATCGGCGTCGCGCCGACCTTCGCCTCCGACCTCGGAGCCGGTGCTCCTGGCTACGGGATCCTGTTCGCAGCGGTGTTCGCGGGGCTCGCCGGTGGGATGTTCGTCGGCCCCCGGGTGCTGGCCGAGCTGCCACGGTGGCGGCTGTTCGCGGCTGCCATCGTGGCGGCGGGCTTCTTCCTCGCGCTCGTCGCGCTGATCCCGAACATCGTGCTCGCCACACTGTTCACCGGGGCCCTCGGCGTGGGCGCAGGCATCGCCTGGGTCACCGGGTACACGATGCTGGGCCTCGAGGTCGCCGACGAGATCCGCGGGCGAACCTTCGCGTTCGTCCAGTACGCCTCCCGGATCGTCCTCATCGGGGTGATGGCGTTCGCCCCGGCACTCGCGGCCCTGCTCGGGCAGCACGAGATCCGGTTCGGTGACAACGTGTCCCTGACGTACAACGGGGCAGCGCTCACGCTGCTCGTCGCCGCGGTCATCGCGGTGGCCATCGGCGTCGTCTCCTACCGGCAGATGGACGACGGCTCGAGCGTGCCGCTGCGCGAGGACCTGCTGCGCGCGTGGCGGCGCCGCCACCTCGCGGCACCACCGCCTCTTCCGCGGACCGGTCACGGCTACCTCGTCGCCTTCGAGGGCGGTGACGGGACGGGCAAGACCACGCAGGTGTCTCTGCTCGAGTCGTGGCTGCGGGAACTGGGCCACGACGTGGTCGTCACCCGGGAGCCCGGTGCCACGGCTCTGGGAGAGCAGCTCCGAGAGGTCCTGCTGCACGGCGACCACATCGACCCACGAGCTGAGGCGCTGCTCTTCGCGGCGGACCGGGCCCAGCACGCCGCCACGGTGATCCGCCCCGCGCTCGACCGTGGCGCCGTCGTCGTCACCGACCGGTACAGCGACTCGTCGGTTGCCTACCAGGGTGCCGGCAGGGCCTTGGACAGCGACGAGGTCGCGGCACTCTCGCGGTGGGCCACGAACGGGTTGCAGCCGGACCTCACGGTGCTGCTCGACCTCGACCCGGACGTCGCGCGCAGCCGCCGCGGTCGCGAAGAGGACCGCCTGGAGGGCGAGTCGGGCGAGTTCCACGACGCGGTGCGCGCGCAGTTCCTCGAGCTGGCCCGCCAGGACCACCGGCGCTACCTCGTGGTCGACGCGGCGAGCGACCCGCAGACCGTGCACGCCCGCATCCGTGAGCGGCTGGCCGAGAGCCTCCCGCCGCCGCACCGGAAGGGGGAGCAGGGAGAGCGAACCGAGCAGCTCGACGTCCCCGGGGTCCGCGACCTCGCCGACGGGTTCTCCGACGCCGGTCCCGATCCGTCCGGACGGAGCAACCGGTGA
- a CDS encoding DNA polymerase III subunit delta': MSVWDDVVGQEASVEVLRRAVRDAAGVPGAGSGGMTHAWLFTGPPGSGRSTAARAFAAALQCEQQGCGQCRACRTTLGGTHADVLVVATELVTIKIDEVRSLVQVAHQHPSQGRWRIILVEDADRMTEKTSNVLLKSIEEPPEHTVWLLCAPSPEDIVPTIRSRCRPVQLRVPPVEAVADLLVRRDGVDPAMAAFAARAAQSHVGLARRLARDEGARIRRQEVLRIALSLRDVGEAVTQAGALVDVATEEAKAATEERNASERAALLRSLGAEAAGSLPPALRSQLKALEEDQKRRERRLRLDVLDRALLDLASVYRDVLVLQLGAGVDLVNAELRDRLEDLARQWRPEDTLRRLDAISRTRSNLAEQPVLNVLLAVESMTLRLVGA, from the coding sequence GTGAGCGTCTGGGACGACGTCGTCGGGCAGGAGGCGTCCGTCGAGGTGCTCCGCCGCGCCGTCCGGGACGCTGCCGGCGTCCCGGGTGCCGGCAGCGGCGGCATGACGCACGCCTGGCTGTTCACCGGGCCGCCCGGCTCCGGTCGCTCGACGGCTGCACGCGCGTTCGCTGCCGCGCTGCAGTGCGAGCAGCAGGGCTGCGGGCAGTGCCGGGCCTGTCGGACGACGCTGGGCGGGACGCACGCCGACGTCCTCGTCGTCGCCACCGAGCTCGTCACCATCAAGATCGACGAGGTGCGGTCCCTTGTCCAGGTCGCGCACCAGCACCCGTCCCAGGGTCGCTGGCGGATCATCCTCGTCGAGGACGCAGACCGGATGACCGAAAAGACCTCGAACGTCCTGCTGAAGTCGATCGAGGAGCCCCCCGAGCACACGGTGTGGCTGCTGTGCGCCCCGAGCCCGGAGGACATCGTGCCGACGATCCGGTCTCGGTGCCGACCCGTGCAGCTGCGCGTCCCCCCGGTGGAGGCGGTGGCCGACCTGCTCGTCCGGCGGGACGGCGTCGACCCGGCGATGGCGGCGTTCGCCGCCCGCGCCGCCCAGAGCCACGTCGGCCTGGCGCGCCGCCTCGCCCGCGACGAAGGGGCGCGCATCCGCCGGCAGGAGGTGCTGCGCATCGCGCTGTCGCTGCGGGACGTCGGTGAGGCGGTGACGCAGGCCGGGGCCCTGGTGGACGTGGCGACGGAGGAGGCCAAGGCGGCCACGGAGGAGCGCAACGCCAGCGAGCGGGCGGCGCTGCTGCGCTCCCTCGGTGCGGAGGCGGCCGGCAGCCTGCCTCCCGCGCTGCGCTCGCAGCTCAAGGCGCTCGAGGAGGACCAGAAGCGCAGGGAGAGGCGGCTGCGCCTCGACGTCCTCGACCGTGCACTGCTCGACCTCGCCTCGGTGTACCGGGACGTGCTCGTCCTCCAGCTCGGCGCGGGAGTCGATCTCGTCAACGCCGAGCTGCGCGACCGGCTCGAGGACCTGGCCCGGCAGTGGCGCCCCGAGGACACGCTGCGCCGCCTGGACGCGATCAGCCGTACTCGCTCGAACCTGGCCGAGCAGCCGGTCCTCAACGTGCTGCTCGCCGTGGAGTCGATGACACTGCGGCTGGTGGGAGCGTGA
- a CDS encoding alpha/beta fold hydrolase encodes MTGKGHSDRGGRLLGRLRPVVALLLAGAVVAGCTDAGGHGQDPSGAPTTLPPLPPPAADGATGGTGADAGAGEGGSTHDPATDPAYARFYDQEPAWEDCGPVTECTAVTVPVDWADPDGETLDLAVVRRRADRDAVGALFMNPGGPGASGVEYVGDHGDLVTTRDLRDAYDLVGFDPRGVGASEPVDCLDDAELDAFLAAEADPTTPEGLAAMRADAEELGRACAADAGELLGHVDTVSAARDLDVLRAALDQERLHYLGKSYGTLLGATYADLYPGRVGRMVLDGALDPAQSFTDVSIGQAEGMERALRAYAEDCGNRSDCPLRGDLDERLDQVRQVLEDAEQQPLRTGDPQRPLTASLAFYGLIAALYDRASWPVLDQALGQALAGDGAGLLALADVYAGREEDGSYGSNLLEVFNAVNCLDYPVDADPESMAATAQRLEEVSPTFGEALAYGEVLCDAWPVEAVREPAPVHASGAPPILVVGTTGDPATPHAWAVALAEQLDSGRLLTYEGEGHTAYMRGSACVDRTVDRYLVDGVLPGEGATCG; translated from the coding sequence GTGACCGGGAAGGGGCACTCCGACCGTGGCGGCCGCCTGCTCGGACGTCTTCGCCCGGTCGTTGCCCTCCTGCTCGCCGGGGCGGTCGTGGCTGGGTGCACGGACGCGGGTGGGCACGGTCAGGACCCGTCCGGGGCGCCGACCACGTTGCCACCCCTGCCCCCGCCCGCCGCTGACGGTGCGACGGGCGGCACCGGGGCCGACGCCGGCGCCGGTGAGGGTGGCTCGACGCACGACCCCGCGACCGACCCCGCCTACGCCCGGTTCTACGACCAGGAGCCGGCATGGGAGGACTGCGGACCGGTGACGGAGTGCACTGCGGTCACCGTCCCGGTCGACTGGGCCGACCCGGACGGCGAGACGCTGGACCTCGCCGTCGTCCGCCGACGCGCCGACCGGGACGCCGTCGGCGCGCTGTTCATGAACCCTGGGGGACCGGGTGCCTCGGGTGTGGAGTACGTCGGCGACCACGGCGACCTCGTCACCACCCGTGACCTGCGGGACGCCTACGACCTCGTCGGCTTCGACCCGCGTGGCGTGGGTGCCTCCGAGCCCGTCGACTGCCTCGACGACGCCGAGCTGGACGCGTTCCTGGCCGCCGAGGCGGACCCGACGACGCCGGAGGGGCTGGCGGCGATGCGCGCGGACGCCGAGGAGCTCGGGCGGGCCTGTGCGGCGGACGCCGGTGAGCTCCTGGGTCACGTCGACACGGTCAGCGCGGCCCGGGACCTCGACGTCCTGCGCGCGGCGCTCGACCAGGAGCGCCTGCACTACCTCGGCAAGTCCTACGGGACCCTGCTCGGTGCCACCTACGCGGACCTGTACCCGGGCCGCGTGGGGCGGATGGTCCTCGACGGGGCGCTGGATCCCGCGCAGTCGTTCACCGACGTCAGCATCGGCCAGGCGGAGGGCATGGAGCGGGCGCTGAGGGCCTACGCCGAGGACTGCGGCAACCGCTCGGACTGCCCGCTGCGGGGTGACCTGGACGAGCGCCTCGATCAGGTCCGTCAGGTGCTCGAGGACGCGGAGCAGCAGCCGCTGCGCACCGGGGACCCGCAGCGGCCGCTGACCGCGTCGCTGGCCTTCTACGGCCTCATCGCGGCGCTCTACGACCGGGCCAGCTGGCCGGTCCTCGACCAGGCCCTCGGTCAGGCCCTGGCCGGGGACGGCGCCGGTCTGCTCGCGCTCGCCGACGTCTACGCCGGCCGGGAGGAGGACGGCTCCTACGGCAGCAACCTGCTCGAGGTGTTCAACGCGGTCAACTGCCTGGACTACCCGGTCGACGCGGACCCGGAGTCGATGGCGGCCACGGCCCAGCGCCTTGAGGAGGTGTCCCCGACGTTCGGTGAGGCCCTCGCCTACGGGGAGGTCCTCTGCGACGCGTGGCCCGTCGAGGCGGTGCGCGAACCGGCCCCGGTGCACGCGAGCGGGGCGCCACCGATCCTCGTCGTCGGCACGACCGGAGACCCGGCGACGCCGCATGCGTGGGCGGTGGCACTCGCCGAGCAGCTGGACTCCGGCCGGCTGCTCACGTACGAGGGCGAAGGGCACACCGCGTACATGCGCGGCTCCGCGTGCGTCGACCGCACCGTCGACCGGTACCTCGTCGACGGCGTGCTACCGGGCGAGGGCGCGACCTGCGGCTGA
- a CDS encoding alpha-hydroxy-acid oxidizing protein: MPDPHDLAPLIKFRKPTLSPRDRRLKSALTIEDLRRVAKRRTPRAAFDYTDGAADEEMSLARARQAYRDVEFQPAILRDVSTVDTSVEVLGGRSALPFGIAPTGFTRMMQTEGEIAGATAAEAAGIPFTLSTMGTTSIEDVAAAAPRARTWFQLYMWKDRDKSMALVSRAARAGYDTLLVTVDVPVAGTRLRDVRNGLTIPPALTPRTVIDAAQRPAWWFNFLTTEPLSFASLGSWPGTVAELIDTMFDPSVTYDDLAWIRDQWPGKLVVKGVQTVADAVRVATTGADAVLLSNHGGRQLDRATAPLHLLPDVVREVGSQVEVHVDTGIMSGQDILAALANGARFTLIGRAYLYGLMAGGRPGVDRAIEILTGQIERTMRLLGVTTLAELEPHHARIIEHRCPPQSRLWESNPRPIHYE; encoded by the coding sequence ATGCCTGATCCCCACGACCTGGCGCCGCTGATCAAGTTTCGAAAGCCGACGCTGTCGCCTCGGGACCGCCGCCTGAAGTCCGCCTTGACGATTGAGGACCTGCGGCGGGTGGCCAAGCGCCGCACGCCGAGGGCGGCCTTCGACTACACCGACGGCGCCGCCGACGAGGAGATGTCGTTGGCACGCGCACGCCAGGCGTACCGGGACGTGGAGTTCCAGCCGGCAATCCTTCGGGACGTCTCCACCGTCGACACGTCCGTCGAGGTGCTCGGGGGAAGGTCCGCACTCCCGTTCGGCATCGCCCCGACGGGGTTCACCCGGATGATGCAGACAGAAGGGGAGATCGCTGGGGCCACCGCCGCCGAGGCCGCCGGGATCCCGTTCACGCTGTCGACCATGGGGACGACGTCGATCGAGGACGTGGCAGCCGCAGCCCCCCGAGCCCGCACGTGGTTCCAGCTGTACATGTGGAAGGACCGCGACAAGTCGATGGCCCTGGTCTCGCGCGCCGCCCGAGCGGGCTACGACACGCTGCTGGTCACCGTGGACGTTCCTGTCGCCGGTACCAGGCTGCGGGACGTCCGTAACGGACTCACCATCCCGCCGGCGCTCACGCCCCGGACAGTGATCGATGCGGCTCAGCGTCCGGCCTGGTGGTTCAACTTCCTGACGACAGAGCCACTGTCGTTCGCATCGCTCGGCTCGTGGCCGGGCACGGTGGCCGAGCTCATCGACACGATGTTCGACCCGAGCGTCACCTACGACGACCTGGCGTGGATCCGCGACCAGTGGCCGGGAAAGCTCGTCGTCAAGGGTGTGCAGACAGTCGCTGACGCGGTTCGCGTGGCGACCACGGGAGCCGACGCAGTCCTGCTCTCCAACCACGGTGGCCGTCAGCTGGACCGGGCGACAGCGCCGCTGCACCTGCTCCCTGACGTGGTCAGGGAGGTCGGCTCCCAGGTGGAGGTTCACGTCGACACGGGCATCATGTCGGGGCAAGACATCCTCGCCGCCCTGGCCAACGGCGCGCGTTTCACCCTGATCGGACGCGCGTACCTGTACGGCCTCATGGCCGGAGGTCGACCTGGCGTGGACCGGGCGATCGAGATCCTCACGGGTCAGATCGAGCGAACCATGCGGCTGCTCGGGGTCACCACTCTCGCGGAGCTCGAGCCGCACCACGCACGGATCATCGAGCACCGCTGCCCTCCGCAGAGCCGCCTGTGGGAATCGAACCCACGACCTATTCATTACGAGTGA